The Pseudomonas sp. MM223 genome segment GTCGATGCCGGACATGCCGGGCATGTTCCAGTCGGTCACCAGGAAGTCGTAGGCGCCCCTTTGCAGCATCGGCAGCGCCGTGATGCCATCGTCGGCTTCGTCGGTGTTGGTGAAGCCAAGGTCACGCAACAGGTTCTTGATGATCCGCCGCATCGTCGAAAAGTCGTCAACGATGAGGATTTTCATGTTCTTGTCCAATTAGACCTCCAAGCAGTCTCAAACGCGCCCGGCCGACCGGGCACGCACTTATTCAATTCGGTACAACGTGGAAACG includes the following:
- the cheY gene encoding Chemotaxis protein CheY (*Name cheY) — encoded protein: MKILIVDDFSTMRRIIKNLLRDLGFTNTDEADDGITALPMLQRGAYDFLVTDWNMPGMSGIDLLRKVRADDQLKTLPVLMVTAEAKRDQIIEAAQAGVNGYVVKPFTAQVLKEKIEKIFERVNG